The following coding sequences lie in one Saccharopolyspora hordei genomic window:
- a CDS encoding carbohydrate ABC transporter permease, translating to MAGVGGAETPARKAKWTVLNIIVVVYALLPVLWILSLSFKTPETLADGNLIPREWTLENYAAIFSTSEFTRALVNSIGIALIATLIAVVLGTMAAYAIARLDFPGKRLLVGVSLLIAMFPQVSLVSPLFEIERVLGLFDTWPGLILPYITFSLPLAIYTLSAFFREIPWELEKAAKMDGATPGQAFAKVIAPLAAPGVFTTAILVFIFCWNDFLFAISLTSTENSRTVPVALQFFTGSSQFEDPTGSISAAAVVITIPIIVFVLLFQRRIVSGLTSGAVKG from the coding sequence ATGGCAGGCGTGGGCGGGGCCGAGACCCCCGCGCGGAAGGCCAAGTGGACGGTGCTCAACATCATCGTCGTGGTCTACGCGCTGCTGCCGGTGCTGTGGATCCTGTCGCTGTCGTTCAAGACGCCCGAGACGCTGGCGGACGGCAACCTGATCCCGCGCGAGTGGACGCTGGAGAACTACGCGGCGATCTTCAGCACCTCCGAGTTCACCCGCGCGCTGGTGAACTCGATCGGCATCGCGCTGATCGCCACCCTGATCGCCGTGGTGCTGGGCACCATGGCCGCCTACGCGATCGCCCGGCTGGACTTCCCCGGCAAGCGGCTGCTGGTCGGGGTGTCGCTGCTGATCGCGATGTTCCCGCAGGTGTCGCTGGTCTCGCCGCTGTTCGAGATCGAGCGGGTGCTGGGCCTGTTCGACACCTGGCCGGGCCTGATCCTGCCCTACATCACCTTCTCGCTGCCGCTGGCGATCTACACGCTGTCGGCGTTCTTCCGGGAGATCCCCTGGGAGCTGGAGAAGGCGGCCAAGATGGACGGCGCGACGCCGGGGCAGGCGTTCGCCAAGGTGATCGCGCCGCTGGCCGCGCCGGGCGTGTTCACCACCGCGATCCTGGTGTTCATCTTCTGCTGGAACGACTTCCTGTTCGCGATCTCGCTGACCTCGACGGAGAACTCCCGGACGGTGCCGGTGGCGTTGCAGTTCTTCACCGGCAGCTCGCAGTTCGAGGACCCGACCGGGTCGATCTCCGCCGCAGCGGTGGTGATCACCATCCCGATCATCGTGTTCGTGCTGTTGTTCCAGCGACGCATCGTGTCCGGACTGACCTCCGGCGCAGTGAAGGGGTAA
- a CDS encoding NUDIX hydrolase: protein MIVSEKPVIRCVGAVIHDSHGRLLLVKRAHEPGAGKWSLPGGRVEQGETDRSAVHREVREETGLSVTVGELVGRVLRPAPKGTYEIHDYACRTDQQTLSPGDDAADAIWADSATFATLDEGGALTEGLADCLRSWGCLPRDA from the coding sequence ATGATCGTATCGGAGAAGCCCGTGATCCGCTGCGTCGGAGCGGTGATCCACGACTCACACGGCCGGTTGCTGCTCGTCAAACGCGCACATGAGCCGGGTGCGGGGAAGTGGTCGCTGCCGGGCGGCCGGGTGGAGCAGGGCGAAACCGACCGTTCGGCGGTACACCGCGAGGTCCGCGAGGAAACGGGACTCTCCGTCACCGTCGGCGAGCTCGTGGGCCGCGTCCTCCGGCCCGCCCCGAAGGGCACCTACGAGATCCACGACTACGCCTGCCGGACCGATCAGCAGACCCTTTCCCCTGGTGATGACGCCGCCGACGCGATCTGGGCGGACAGTGCGACTTTCGCCACACTTGACGAGGGCGGGGCGCTGACCGAGGGCCTGGCGGACTGCCTGCGGTCCTGGGGCTGCCTGCCGCGCGACGCCTGA
- a CDS encoding carbohydrate ABC transporter permease, with amino-acid sequence MVEKQDTLPVAKAISEGKKAERKLGWLLCAPAALVMLAVTGYPILYALWLSFQRFDLKYPDQREFVGLDNYVTVLSNGYWWTAFWVTVVVTAVSVVIEFVLGMGLALIMHRALVGRGLVRTVTLIPYGIVTVVAAFSWRYAWTPDTGYLANAITPDGAPLTEHVSALAIVVLAEVWKTTPFMALLLMAGLALVPDDLLKAAAMDGAGAWQRFVKVMLPVMKPAILVALLFRTLDAFRVFDNIVVLTSGAQDTSSVSVLAYNNLIKGLNLGIGSTMSVLIFLAVALIAWVFVKLFGTAAPGSDDEGRR; translated from the coding sequence ATGGTGGAGAAGCAGGACACGCTCCCGGTGGCGAAGGCGATCAGCGAGGGCAAGAAGGCCGAGCGCAAGCTGGGGTGGCTGCTGTGCGCCCCGGCGGCGCTGGTGATGCTCGCCGTCACCGGCTACCCGATCCTCTACGCGCTGTGGCTGTCGTTCCAGCGCTTCGACCTGAAGTACCCGGACCAGCGCGAGTTCGTCGGACTGGACAACTACGTCACGGTGCTGAGCAACGGGTACTGGTGGACCGCGTTCTGGGTGACCGTGGTGGTCACCGCGGTGTCCGTGGTCATCGAGTTCGTGCTCGGCATGGGCCTGGCGCTGATCATGCACCGGGCGCTGGTGGGACGCGGCCTGGTCCGCACCGTCACCCTCATCCCGTACGGGATCGTCACCGTGGTGGCGGCCTTCAGCTGGCGGTACGCGTGGACGCCGGACACCGGCTACCTGGCCAACGCGATCACCCCGGACGGCGCCCCGCTGACCGAGCACGTCAGCGCGCTGGCCATCGTGGTCCTCGCCGAGGTCTGGAAGACCACCCCGTTCATGGCGCTGCTGCTCATGGCGGGCCTGGCGCTGGTGCCCGACGACCTGCTCAAGGCGGCGGCGATGGACGGCGCCGGGGCGTGGCAGCGGTTCGTCAAGGTCATGCTGCCGGTGATGAAGCCGGCCATCCTGGTCGCGCTGCTGTTCCGCACCCTCGACGCGTTCCGCGTGTTCGACAACATCGTGGTGCTCACGTCGGGCGCGCAGGACACCTCGTCGGTGTCGGTGCTCGCCTACAACAACCTGATCAAAGGACTCAACCTGGGGATCGGCTCCACCATGTCGGTGCTGATCTTCCTCGCGGTCGCGCTCATCGCGTGGGTCTTCGTCAAGCTCTTCGGCACGGCCGCACCCGGTAGTGACGACGAGGGGAGGCGCTGA
- a CDS encoding CAP domain-containing protein: MSALRSTAAVLALLSAGPLLLAAGTPSVEHRLLDLTNDARADAGCPPLRLNADLTEAATAHSADMAHRDFFDHTGSDGSEPSTRTQAAGYPGDYIGENIAAGYDSVEVVFRKWMEKATHRGNILNCRFTDLGVGHVDVPGSRYEHYWTQDLGRPPGR, translated from the coding sequence ATGTCGGCATTGCGCTCAACGGCCGCGGTCCTGGCGCTGCTCAGCGCCGGACCGCTGCTCCTGGCGGCGGGCACGCCGTCGGTCGAACACCGGCTGCTCGACCTGACCAACGACGCCCGGGCAGACGCCGGGTGTCCGCCGCTGCGGCTCAACGCCGACCTCACCGAGGCGGCGACCGCGCACAGCGCGGACATGGCGCACCGGGACTTCTTCGACCACACCGGCAGCGACGGCAGCGAGCCGTCGACCCGCACCCAGGCCGCGGGCTACCCCGGTGACTACATCGGGGAGAACATCGCCGCGGGCTACGACTCGGTCGAGGTCGTCTTCCGGAAGTGGATGGAGAAGGCCACGCACCGCGGCAACATCCTGAACTGCAGGTTCACCGACCTCGGCGTGGGCCACGTCGACGTGCCGGGCAGCCGGTACGAGCACTACTGGACCCAGGACCTCGGTCGTCCACCGGGGCGCTGA
- a CDS encoding PH domain-containing protein — protein sequence MFAPRDPDEYLLDTERRVIRVRRHWACLLWDLFEAIGLLVGLIMVSYLFPEQNALLVQNVLWYAGLLVLVRFTYQVLDWYVERIVVTDKRFLITSGIFTTNVAMMPITKVTDLTFYRSLMGRIFGYGTLIVESAGQIQALNRIEYVPNPNEVEDAISGLVFGDKKGQQQDRFSMLKARRAAVGKRRAAKL from the coding sequence TTGTTCGCTCCGAGGGATCCCGACGAGTACCTGCTGGACACCGAACGCCGGGTGATCCGCGTGCGCCGGCACTGGGCGTGCCTGCTGTGGGACCTCTTCGAAGCGATCGGGCTGCTCGTCGGCCTGATCATGGTTTCGTACCTGTTCCCCGAGCAGAACGCCTTGCTGGTCCAGAACGTCCTCTGGTACGCCGGTCTGCTGGTCCTGGTGCGGTTCACCTACCAGGTGCTGGACTGGTACGTGGAGCGCATCGTCGTCACGGACAAGCGGTTCCTCATCACCTCCGGCATCTTCACCACCAACGTGGCGATGATGCCGATCACCAAGGTGACCGACCTGACCTTCTACCGCTCCCTGATGGGCCGGATCTTCGGGTACGGCACCCTCATCGTGGAGTCCGCCGGTCAGATCCAGGCGCTCAACCGCATCGAGTACGTGCCGAACCCGAACGAGGTCGAGGACGCGATCTCCGGGCTGGTCTTCGGGGACAAGAAGGGCCAGCAGCAGGACCGCTTCTCGATGCTCAAGGCGCGCCGCGCCGCGGTCGGCAAGCGCAGGGCGGCCAAGCTCTGA
- a CDS encoding PHP domain-containing protein → MLIDLHTHSTESDGTDTPAELVATAVAAGLDAIAITDHDTTAGWAEAERAVRELGRPGFRLVPGAELSCSCPDGTGRTITVHLLAYLFAPDSAALVEEQSRLRAERRERLLQMARHMAADGFPIDPDALMAGLPPDSPGGRPHLARALVEAGTVASVDEAFARYLGGGGRYYLPRTDTPVHRAIDMITEAGGVTVLAHPFATARGPVVTPEVIAELAERGLAGVEVDHPDHDAATRQRLRDLADELDLVPTGSSDYHGTNKTIRIGQETTPPDSLERLVERATGSKVIS, encoded by the coding sequence GTGCTCATCGACCTGCACACGCACTCCACCGAGTCCGACGGCACCGACACCCCGGCCGAGCTGGTGGCGACCGCCGTCGCGGCCGGGCTCGACGCCATCGCGATCACTGACCACGACACCACCGCGGGCTGGGCCGAGGCCGAGCGCGCGGTGCGCGAGCTGGGGAGGCCGGGCTTCCGGCTCGTGCCGGGGGCGGAGCTGTCCTGCTCCTGCCCGGACGGCACCGGCCGGACGATCACCGTGCACCTGCTGGCCTACCTGTTCGCCCCGGACTCCGCCGCGCTCGTCGAGGAGCAGTCGCGGTTGCGCGCCGAGCGGCGGGAACGCCTGCTGCAGATGGCGCGGCACATGGCCGCCGACGGCTTCCCCATCGACCCGGACGCGCTGATGGCCGGGCTGCCCCCGGACTCGCCGGGCGGCCGGCCGCACCTGGCGCGGGCGCTGGTCGAGGCGGGGACGGTGGCCAGCGTGGACGAGGCGTTCGCCCGCTACCTCGGCGGCGGTGGGCGGTACTACCTGCCGCGCACCGACACCCCGGTGCACCGCGCGATCGACATGATCACCGAGGCCGGTGGGGTGACCGTGCTGGCGCACCCCTTCGCCACCGCGCGCGGACCGGTGGTGACGCCGGAGGTGATCGCGGAGCTGGCCGAGCGCGGACTGGCCGGCGTCGAGGTCGACCACCCCGACCACGACGCCGCGACGCGGCAGCGGCTGCGGGACCTGGCCGACGAGCTGGACCTCGTCCCCACCGGCAGCAGCGACTACCACGGCACCAACAAGACGATCCGGATCGGCCAGGAGACCACGCCGCCCGACTCGCTGGAGCGGCTGGTCGAGCGGGCCACCGGCAGCAAGGTGATCAGCTGA
- the corA gene encoding magnesium/cobalt transporter CorA — protein MPNLPSLGLRNRNGRAPRTAPRPAPPTSDYVVDCAIYVDGHRLDGTWSHSDAIAEVRRRGTGFVWIGLHEPTEDQINGLAETFGLHELAVEDAVHAHQRPKLERYDTTLFMVLKTVRYLSSERRSATSEIVDTGELMVFLGKDFVITVRHGKHAGLAEVRRQLEADPEQLALGPSAVLHGVADHVVDTYLEVTEAIQDDIDEIEAEVFEPRTKIDAEQIYLMKREVLELRRAVLPLTKPLQRLAEGYMPMVADDVRSYFRNVEDHLAKVSEMVGSFDELLTTLVDATLAKITLQQNTDMRKISAWVAIISTPTMIAGIYGMNFTNMPETEWTYGYPVVLVVMLIACVVLFKIFRRNKWL, from the coding sequence GTGCCCAACCTCCCCTCGCTCGGACTGCGCAACCGCAACGGCCGCGCGCCGCGCACCGCACCCCGTCCCGCCCCGCCGACGTCCGACTACGTCGTCGACTGCGCGATCTACGTCGACGGGCACCGGCTCGACGGCACCTGGAGCCACTCCGACGCCATCGCCGAAGTCCGGCGCCGCGGCACCGGTTTCGTCTGGATCGGGCTGCACGAACCCACCGAGGACCAGATCAACGGGCTCGCCGAGACCTTCGGGCTGCACGAGCTGGCGGTCGAGGACGCCGTGCACGCCCACCAGCGACCGAAGCTGGAGCGCTACGACACCACGCTGTTCATGGTGCTCAAGACGGTCCGCTACCTGTCGTCGGAGCGCCGCTCGGCGACCAGCGAGATCGTCGACACCGGTGAGCTGATGGTGTTCCTCGGCAAGGACTTCGTCATCACCGTGCGGCACGGCAAGCACGCCGGGCTCGCCGAGGTGCGCCGCCAGCTGGAAGCCGACCCGGAGCAGCTGGCGCTCGGGCCGTCCGCGGTGCTGCACGGCGTCGCCGACCACGTGGTGGACACCTACCTGGAGGTCACCGAGGCCATCCAGGACGACATCGACGAGATCGAGGCCGAGGTCTTCGAGCCGCGCACCAAGATCGACGCCGAGCAGATCTACCTGATGAAGCGCGAAGTGCTGGAGCTGCGCCGCGCGGTGCTGCCGCTGACCAAGCCGTTGCAGCGGCTGGCCGAGGGCTACATGCCGATGGTCGCCGACGACGTGCGGTCGTACTTCCGCAACGTCGAGGACCACCTGGCGAAGGTCTCTGAGATGGTGGGCTCCTTCGACGAGCTGCTGACCACGCTGGTGGACGCCACGCTGGCCAAGATCACGCTCCAGCAGAACACCGACATGCGCAAGATCTCCGCCTGGGTCGCGATCATCTCCACGCCGACGATGATCGCCGGGATCTACGGCATGAACTTCACCAACATGCCCGAGACCGAGTGGACCTACGGCTATCCCGTGGTCCTCGTGGTGATGCTCATCGCCTGCGTGGTGCTGTTCAAGATCTTCCGGCGGAACAAGTGGTTGTGA
- a CDS encoding sn-glycerol-3-phosphate ABC transporter ATP-binding protein UgpC produces the protein MADIVLDKVTKRYPDGALAVNEVNLEIADGEFVILVGPSGCGKSTTLNMIAGLEDISAGELRIGGERMNERAPKDRDIAMVFQSYALYPHMTVFENMAFPLRLAKVDSTTVRQKVEEAAKILDLTQHLERKPANLSGGQRQRVAMGRAIVRNPKAFLMDEPLSNLDAKLRVQMRTSVSKLQKRLGTTTVYVTHDQTEAMTLGDRVVVLRGGVVQQVGPPQHLYEHPANLFVAGFIGSPAMNFVPVEVEDGVLRTPLGDVPLRDRVRRELESADAPRELVLGIRPEHFEDAALLDDATRSAGTTFRGEVDVVEEMGSDKYVYFTLQGGRASTSELEELAADSGSTEVPTAEGQVVTRLAVESQARENAQLEVWFDPDKIHLFDPSTGRSLI, from the coding sequence GTGGCCGACATCGTTCTGGACAAGGTGACCAAGCGCTACCCGGACGGGGCGCTGGCGGTCAACGAGGTGAACCTGGAGATCGCGGACGGCGAGTTCGTGATCCTGGTCGGCCCGTCCGGCTGCGGGAAGTCGACCACGCTGAACATGATCGCGGGGCTGGAGGACATCAGCGCGGGCGAGCTGCGCATCGGCGGGGAGCGCATGAACGAGCGCGCGCCGAAGGACCGCGACATCGCCATGGTGTTCCAGTCCTACGCGCTCTACCCGCACATGACGGTGTTCGAGAACATGGCCTTCCCGCTGCGGCTGGCCAAGGTCGACTCGACGACGGTGCGGCAGAAGGTCGAGGAGGCCGCCAAGATCCTCGACCTGACCCAGCACCTGGAGCGCAAGCCGGCCAACCTCTCCGGCGGTCAGCGCCAGCGGGTCGCGATGGGGCGCGCGATCGTGCGCAACCCCAAGGCGTTCCTCATGGACGAGCCGCTGTCCAACTTGGACGCCAAGCTGCGGGTGCAGATGCGCACCTCGGTGTCGAAGCTGCAGAAGCGGCTGGGCACCACGACGGTCTACGTCACGCACGACCAGACCGAGGCGATGACCCTGGGCGACCGCGTGGTGGTCCTGCGCGGCGGCGTGGTGCAGCAGGTGGGTCCGCCGCAGCACCTCTACGAGCACCCGGCGAACCTGTTCGTCGCGGGCTTCATCGGCTCGCCGGCGATGAACTTCGTGCCGGTGGAGGTCGAGGACGGCGTGCTGCGCACCCCGCTCGGCGACGTCCCGCTGCGCGACCGCGTCCGCCGCGAGCTGGAGTCCGCCGACGCGCCGCGCGAGCTGGTCCTCGGCATCCGCCCGGAGCACTTCGAGGACGCCGCGCTGCTCGACGACGCGACCCGCTCCGCGGGGACGACGTTCCGCGGCGAGGTGGACGTGGTGGAGGAGATGGGCTCCGACAAGTACGTCTACTTCACCCTCCAGGGTGGACGGGCGAGCACTTCCGAGCTCGAGGAGCTGGCCGCCGACAGCGGCAGCACCGAGGTCCCGACCGCCGAGGGCCAGGTCGTCACCCGCCTGGCGGTGGAGTCCCAGGCCCGCGAGAACGCGCAGCTCGAGGTGTGGTTCGACCCGGACAAGATCCACCTGTTCGACCCGAGCACCGGCCGCAGCCTCATCTGA